One Streptomyces fagopyri DNA window includes the following coding sequences:
- a CDS encoding glycerophosphodiester phosphodiesterase has protein sequence MRTVTAVAHRGDPYRVRENTIDSLRSALRRGADAVEVDVRLTRDGVPVLLHDETLKRLWEVERPLRTLSADEARGLTGGGVPTLEAALAATGDSRIMVDLPGGPGVGAVRRIVDVVRSCGAGERVYYCAGAPAMLAVRAADPAAEIALTWTTLAPPRPALIDAVRPRWLNYRFTLVDRDLAARVHRGGHLLSVWTPDTRRSMRRLLDLGVDSVTTNRVDTLCALREGRAGKG, from the coding sequence ATGCGCACCGTGACCGCCGTCGCTCATCGCGGCGACCCCTATCGCGTCCGTGAGAACACGATCGACTCACTGCGTTCCGCGCTCCGCCGGGGCGCGGACGCGGTGGAGGTCGACGTACGGCTCACCCGCGACGGCGTCCCCGTGCTGCTGCACGACGAGACCCTGAAGCGGCTGTGGGAGGTGGAGCGGCCGCTGCGGACGCTCTCCGCGGACGAGGCGCGCGGCCTCACCGGCGGTGGAGTACCGACGCTCGAAGCGGCCCTCGCGGCGACCGGGGACAGCCGGATCATGGTCGACCTGCCGGGCGGCCCCGGCGTCGGGGCCGTCCGCCGGATCGTCGACGTCGTCCGATCGTGCGGGGCCGGGGAGCGGGTGTACTACTGCGCCGGCGCCCCGGCCATGCTGGCGGTGCGCGCCGCCGACCCCGCCGCGGAGATCGCGCTGACCTGGACGACGCTCGCGCCGCCGCGCCCGGCCCTGATCGACGCCGTGCGGCCGCGCTGGCTCAACTACCGCTTCACGCTGGTCGACCGGGACCTCGCCGCCCGGGTGCACCGCGGCGGACATCTGCTGTCCGTGTGGACCCCGGACACCCGGCGCTCCATGCGCCGGCTGCTCGACCTCGGTGTCGACTCGGTCACCACGAACCGCGTCGACACCCTGTGCGCGCTGCGCGAGGGCCGGGCCGGCAAGGGCTGA
- the sigJ gene encoding RNA polymerase sigma factor SigJ gives MPPREDDDAVSTPPGPARDPDPTLGSLLAERRRLLNLGYRMLGSVQDAEDVVQETYARWYAQPEEAQREIGTPLAWLTRVASRICLDHLASARVRRERYTGEWLPEPLRDGTVWTSAGRGGEDDPADRITLDESVGMGMLVVLESVTPAERVVFVLHDVFGLPFTEIAETVGRTPAACRQLAASARRRLAHRRSGSRPAHEHRRIVSAFREACETGDLDALVVLLDPGVESRSDGGGKVRAALRPVVGRDKVARLFVGLMRKEPGVELVEEDVNGLPGVTVRIGGGTVAVLATDVRDGLVTDLWLVINPDKLHAWTDADADGSTGTAAGTAAGTGADGVSR, from the coding sequence ATGCCGCCCAGGGAGGATGACGACGCCGTGTCCACACCACCCGGACCCGCGCGGGACCCCGACCCCACCCTCGGCTCCCTGCTGGCCGAACGCCGGCGGCTGCTCAACCTCGGCTATCGCATGCTCGGTTCCGTCCAGGACGCCGAGGACGTCGTGCAGGAGACGTACGCCCGCTGGTACGCCCAGCCCGAGGAGGCGCAGCGGGAGATCGGGACACCGCTGGCGTGGCTGACCCGGGTCGCCTCCCGGATCTGCCTCGACCATCTCGCGTCGGCGCGGGTCCGCCGTGAGCGCTACACCGGGGAGTGGCTGCCCGAGCCCCTCCGGGACGGCACCGTGTGGACGAGCGCGGGCCGCGGCGGCGAGGACGATCCGGCCGACCGGATCACCCTCGACGAATCGGTCGGCATGGGGATGCTCGTGGTCCTGGAGTCGGTCACTCCCGCGGAACGCGTCGTCTTCGTCCTGCACGACGTCTTCGGGCTGCCGTTCACCGAGATCGCCGAGACGGTGGGGCGCACCCCCGCGGCCTGCCGCCAGTTGGCGGCCTCGGCGCGCAGACGCCTCGCCCACCGGCGGTCCGGCAGCCGGCCGGCGCACGAACACCGGCGGATCGTCTCCGCGTTCCGTGAGGCGTGCGAGACCGGTGACCTCGACGCCCTCGTCGTCCTCCTCGACCCCGGGGTCGAGTCGCGCAGCGACGGAGGCGGCAAGGTGCGCGCGGCCCTGCGTCCGGTCGTCGGCCGGGACAAGGTGGCCCGCCTCTTCGTCGGGCTCATGCGGAAGGAGCCCGGGGTCGAGCTCGTCGAGGAGGACGTGAACGGCCTTCCCGGTGTGACGGTGCGCATCGGCGGCGGCACCGTCGCCGTCCTCGCCACCGACGTGCGCGACGGTCTGGTCACCGATCTGTGGCTGGTGATCAACCCGGACAAGCTCCACGCCTGGACCGATGCCGATGCCGATGGCAGTACCGGTACCGCTGCCGGTACCGCTGCCGGTACGGGTGCTGACGGGGTATCACGCTGA
- a CDS encoding SDR family oxidoreductase, giving the protein MRVAVAGGTGLVGRYVVEELAAAGQEPLVLARSRGVDLVTGAGLDVALAGAEAVVDVSNVTTMSGRKAVAFFDSAGRNLLEAGERAGVRHHVALSIVGVDRVGLGYYQGKLRQEDVVRNGRTPWTVLRATQFHEFAEQTLDRVPKPLGVVPRMRTQPVAAREVAQHLVRLVLAPAQGTAPELAGPRAEQLVDMVGRLLRARRERRLLMPVRMPGATGAAMTGDGLLPAGPGPRGTQTFDAWLARYAARDAAQGG; this is encoded by the coding sequence ATGCGCGTAGCGGTGGCGGGCGGGACGGGGCTGGTCGGACGGTACGTGGTCGAGGAACTGGCCGCGGCGGGGCAGGAGCCGCTGGTGCTGGCCAGATCGCGGGGCGTGGACCTCGTGACGGGCGCCGGACTCGACGTTGCCCTCGCGGGCGCGGAGGCGGTCGTCGACGTGAGCAATGTGACCACCATGAGCGGCAGGAAGGCCGTCGCGTTCTTCGACAGCGCGGGGCGCAACCTCCTGGAGGCCGGCGAGCGGGCCGGTGTACGGCACCACGTCGCGTTGTCGATCGTCGGCGTCGACCGGGTCGGCCTCGGCTACTACCAGGGCAAACTGCGGCAGGAGGACGTGGTGAGGAACGGGCGGACGCCGTGGACGGTGCTGCGCGCCACCCAGTTCCACGAGTTCGCGGAGCAGACCCTCGACCGCGTTCCGAAGCCGCTCGGGGTGGTGCCCCGGATGCGGACGCAGCCGGTCGCCGCCCGTGAGGTGGCCCAGCACCTGGTGCGGCTCGTCCTGGCACCGGCGCAGGGGACGGCCCCCGAGCTCGCCGGGCCGCGGGCCGAGCAACTCGTCGACATGGTGGGCCGGCTGCTGCGGGCCCGGCGCGAGCGCAGACTGCTGATGCCGGTGAGGATGCCCGGTGCCACCGGCGCCGCCATGACGGGCGACGGTCTGCTCCCGGCCGGGCCCGGACCCCGGGGCACCCAGACCTTCGACGCGTGGCTCGCCCGGTACGCCGCCCGAGATGCCGCCCAGGGAGGATGA
- a CDS encoding RNA polymerase sigma factor, translated as MKRSREKAASELFAALYPRLAGWCRRLVDDDETAHEIASEAFTRLWARWTSVAEPRGFLYVTAANLVRDHWRKLERERRAVRRATVEAAVRPPAEQADPSVRLLVQSLPERLRVPILLHYYADMPIREVSVLTGRKEGTIKADLHAARELLRAHLRRSLDHTP; from the coding sequence TTGAAACGGTCCCGCGAGAAGGCCGCGTCCGAGCTGTTCGCCGCCCTCTACCCGCGCCTCGCCGGCTGGTGCCGCCGTCTGGTCGACGACGACGAGACCGCCCACGAGATCGCCTCGGAGGCGTTCACCCGGCTCTGGGCCCGCTGGACGTCCGTGGCGGAACCCCGCGGATTCCTCTACGTCACCGCGGCCAACCTCGTCCGGGACCACTGGCGCAAGCTCGAACGCGAACGCCGGGCCGTGCGCCGCGCCACCGTGGAGGCCGCGGTCCGCCCGCCGGCCGAACAGGCCGATCCCTCGGTGCGGCTGCTCGTGCAGTCGCTGCCCGAACGGCTGCGCGTCCCGATCCTGCTGCACTACTACGCTGACATGCCGATCCGGGAGGTGTCCGTGCTGACCGGGCGCAAGGAAGGAACCATCAAGGCCGATCTCCACGCGGCCCGAGAACTGCTCCGCGCCCATCTGAGGAGAAGCCTTGATCACACGCCCTGA
- a CDS encoding class F sortase: MTPPSRRAFATAALASLLVSCGGHPADRTETTPGRGTTPPSVPTPARQSANAARALRRSVPVRLRVPAIGVDTPLIRLGLTPGGGVEVPPVTAHDRAGWYQFSPTPGQTGPSVILGHVTVGAYGDGVFRHLARLRRGDRIEARLENRTTAVFTVDSVRTVAKAEFPADAVYGDVDRPELRLITCGGPRTGDGYLDNVIVFATLSSASP, from the coding sequence ATGACCCCACCCTCCAGGCGCGCCTTCGCCACCGCGGCGCTGGCCTCGCTGCTCGTGAGCTGCGGCGGCCACCCCGCGGACCGGACCGAGACGACCCCGGGCCGGGGAACCACGCCACCGTCCGTGCCGACGCCCGCGCGGCAGTCCGCGAACGCGGCGCGTGCCCTGCGGCGTTCGGTCCCGGTCCGGTTGCGGGTCCCGGCCATCGGGGTCGACACCCCGCTCATCCGGCTGGGGCTGACCCCGGGCGGCGGAGTGGAGGTGCCCCCGGTCACCGCACACGACCGGGCGGGCTGGTACCAGTTCTCGCCGACGCCGGGTCAGACCGGTCCGTCGGTGATCCTCGGTCATGTCACGGTCGGTGCCTACGGGGACGGGGTCTTCCGTCACCTGGCCCGGCTGCGCCGGGGCGACCGGATCGAAGCGCGCCTGGAGAACCGTACGACGGCGGTGTTCACGGTCGACTCCGTACGCACCGTCGCCAAGGCGGAGTTCCCCGCGGACGCGGTCTACGGGGACGTGGACCGGCCGGAGCTGCGGCTCATCACCTGTGGTGGCCCGCGGACCGGTGACGGATACCTCGACAACGTGATCGTCTTCGCGACGCTGAGCTCCGCGAGCCCCTGA
- a CDS encoding LPXTG cell wall anchor domain-containing protein, whose protein sequence is MRRTLLSAVALACLAVPVGTVSAFAAGTSPSARPSASTAPAPSAEPSRAPGVQTRTPSPVPSRSSTRGQVAVVPNGAPDTGVAPASTGSGSQSTLIGGGAAAVLVGGGAAVLLVRRRRATGV, encoded by the coding sequence ATGCGCCGAACACTCCTGAGCGCCGTGGCCCTCGCATGCCTGGCCGTGCCGGTCGGCACGGTGTCCGCGTTCGCCGCCGGGACGAGCCCCAGCGCCCGCCCCAGCGCCAGCACCGCCCCGGCTCCCAGCGCCGAACCCAGCCGGGCGCCGGGCGTCCAAACCCGGACTCCGAGTCCCGTACCGAGCCGTTCCTCGACCCGGGGCCAGGTCGCCGTCGTTCCGAACGGCGCGCCCGACACCGGTGTGGCGCCGGCGTCCACGGGGTCCGGATCGCAGAGCACCCTGATCGGCGGGGGCGCCGCCGCGGTGCTCGTCGGCGGGGGCGCGGCGGTCCTTCTCGTACGCCGCCGCCGGGCGACCGGGGTATGA
- a CDS encoding polyamine ABC transporter substrate-binding protein yields the protein MRKTPTLSRRSLLRALGGGAALGALAGCGVPAAYVSPRDRAGADLSARDKRLTWANWPLYIDTDDKDRTKRPTLDAFEKRTGISVDYIEEINDNDEFFGKISPSLMNHQQTGRDLIVISDWMCARFVRLGWVQRMDRAAQPNVAKYLDPLLSSPSFDPGRRSTVPWQSGITGIAYNRRRVGREIKHVSDLWAGDLKGRVTLLSGLDEAFALLMQGNGVDITRWTADDFHRICDQVQKHVHSGQIRRFTGNDYTKDLVSGDVLACQAYSGDVIQLQADDPDIRFVVPEEGAELWSDSLMIPNLARHKANAEKLVDYYYQPEVAAELASWVNYVCPVPAAQDVLASSTDEDTAALAENPLIFPDAGVRKRLAIARDITSTERTEFAKRWNAIAGL from the coding sequence ATGCGGAAGACCCCGACCCTGTCCCGCCGGTCCCTGCTGCGCGCCCTGGGCGGGGGTGCGGCGCTCGGTGCCCTGGCGGGATGCGGGGTGCCCGCCGCGTACGTGTCGCCCCGAGACCGTGCCGGAGCCGACCTCTCCGCCCGCGACAAACGGCTGACCTGGGCGAACTGGCCGCTCTACATCGACACCGACGACAAGGACCGCACGAAGCGGCCCACGCTGGACGCCTTCGAGAAGCGCACCGGGATCTCCGTCGACTACATCGAGGAGATCAACGACAACGACGAGTTCTTCGGGAAGATCAGCCCGTCCCTGATGAACCACCAGCAGACGGGCCGCGACCTGATCGTCATCAGCGACTGGATGTGCGCGCGCTTCGTGCGGCTCGGCTGGGTCCAGCGGATGGACCGGGCCGCGCAGCCGAACGTCGCCAAGTACCTTGACCCGCTGCTGAGTTCACCGTCCTTCGACCCCGGCCGCCGCTCCACCGTGCCGTGGCAGTCGGGGATCACCGGCATCGCGTACAACCGCCGCAGGGTCGGCCGAGAGATCAAGCACGTCTCCGACCTGTGGGCCGGCGACCTGAAGGGGCGGGTCACCCTCCTGTCCGGTCTGGACGAGGCGTTCGCGCTGCTCATGCAGGGCAACGGCGTCGACATCACCCGGTGGACCGCGGACGACTTCCACCGGATCTGCGACCAGGTCCAGAAGCACGTGCACAGCGGCCAGATCCGGCGCTTCACCGGCAACGACTACACCAAGGACCTGGTCAGTGGGGACGTACTGGCCTGCCAGGCGTACTCGGGCGACGTGATCCAACTCCAGGCCGACGACCCGGACATCCGCTTCGTCGTCCCCGAGGAGGGCGCCGAACTGTGGTCCGACTCGCTGATGATCCCCAACCTGGCGCGGCACAAGGCCAACGCGGAGAAGCTCGTCGACTACTACTACCAGCCGGAGGTGGCCGCGGAACTGGCCTCCTGGGTCAACTACGTGTGCCCGGTCCCCGCCGCCCAGGACGTCCTCGCCTCCTCCACGGACGAGGACACCGCCGCCCTCGCCGAGAACCCGCTGATCTTCCCCGACGCGGGCGTGCGCAAGCGGCTCGCGATCGCCCGCGACATCACGTCCACCGAGCGCACGGAGTTCGCGAAGCGCTGGAACGCGATCGCGGGGCTGTGA
- a CDS encoding gamma-aminobutyraldehyde dehydrogenase, with product MSTELRRLRNYIDGEFRDAADGRTTEVVNPATGEAYATAPLSGQADVDAAMAAAAAAFPAWRDQTPAERQRALLKIADAFEERAEELIAAEVENTGKPIGLTRSEEIPPMVDQIRFFAGAARMLEGRSAGEYMEGMTSIVRREPVGVCAQVAPWNYPMMMAVWKFAPALAAGNTVVLKPSDTTPASTVLIADIIGGILPEGVFNVICGDRDTGRAMVEHPTPAMASITGSVRAGMSVAESASRDLKRVHLELGGKAPVVVFEDTDIAKAVEDISVAGFFNAGQDCTAATRVLVQEGIHDEFVAALAKAAAETKTGQPDDEDVLYGPLNNPNQLKQVTGFIERLPAHAKVEAGGHRVGEKGFFYAPTVVSGLKQDDEIIQNEVFGPVITVQSFTDEAQAVEWANGVDYALASSVWTKDHGRAMRLSKALDFGCVWINTHIPLVAEMPHGGFKKSGYGKDLSGYGFEDYTRIKHVMTSLDA from the coding sequence GTGAGCACCGAGCTGCGTCGTCTGCGCAATTACATCGACGGTGAGTTCCGGGACGCCGCCGACGGGCGGACCACCGAGGTCGTCAACCCCGCGACCGGCGAGGCGTACGCGACCGCGCCGCTGTCCGGTCAGGCGGATGTGGACGCCGCGATGGCGGCCGCCGCCGCGGCCTTCCCGGCGTGGCGCGACCAGACCCCCGCCGAGCGCCAGAGGGCCCTCCTGAAGATCGCGGACGCGTTCGAGGAGCGGGCCGAGGAACTCATCGCGGCCGAGGTGGAGAACACCGGCAAGCCGATCGGCCTGACCCGGTCCGAGGAAATCCCGCCCATGGTCGACCAGATCCGCTTCTTCGCGGGCGCGGCGCGGATGCTCGAAGGCCGTTCGGCCGGCGAGTACATGGAGGGCATGACCTCCATCGTCCGCCGTGAGCCGGTCGGCGTCTGCGCGCAGGTCGCGCCGTGGAACTACCCGATGATGATGGCGGTGTGGAAGTTCGCGCCGGCGCTCGCGGCGGGCAACACGGTCGTCCTCAAGCCCTCGGACACCACCCCCGCGTCCACCGTCCTGATCGCCGACATCATCGGCGGCATCCTCCCCGAGGGCGTCTTCAACGTCATCTGCGGCGACCGCGACACCGGCCGCGCGATGGTCGAGCACCCGACCCCGGCGATGGCCTCCATCACCGGCTCGGTGCGCGCGGGCATGTCGGTCGCCGAATCGGCGTCCAGGGACCTCAAGCGGGTCCACCTGGAGCTCGGCGGCAAGGCCCCGGTCGTGGTGTTCGAGGACACCGACATCGCCAAGGCCGTGGAGGACATCTCGGTCGCGGGCTTCTTCAACGCCGGGCAGGACTGTACGGCCGCCACCCGCGTCCTGGTCCAGGAGGGCATCCACGACGAGTTCGTGGCCGCGCTCGCCAAGGCCGCGGCCGAGACCAAGACCGGTCAGCCGGACGACGAGGACGTGCTCTACGGCCCGCTGAACAACCCCAACCAGCTCAAGCAGGTCACCGGGTTCATCGAGCGGCTGCCCGCCCACGCGAAGGTGGAGGCCGGTGGCCACCGGGTCGGCGAGAAGGGCTTCTTCTACGCCCCGACCGTCGTCTCGGGCCTGAAGCAGGACGACGAGATCATCCAGAACGAGGTCTTCGGACCGGTCATCACCGTCCAGTCGTTCACCGACGAGGCCCAGGCCGTCGAGTGGGCGAACGGCGTGGACTACGCCCTCGCTTCCTCCGTCTGGACGAAGGACCACGGCCGGGCGATGCGCCTGTCCAAGGCCCTCGACTTCGGCTGCGTGTGGATCAACACCCACATCCCGCTGGTCGCCGAGATGCCGCACGGCGGCTTCAAGAAGTCCGGCTACGGCAAGGATCTGTCGGGCTACGGCTTCGAGGACTACACGCGGATCAAGCACGTGATGACGTCGCTGGACGCGTGA
- a CDS encoding Lrp/AsnC family transcriptional regulator, producing MHSEVVASRSADPRDSTRESRNGSPQLDSVSLAIIEQLQQDGRRPYAAIGKAVGLSEAAVRQRVQKLLDQGVMQIVAVTDPLTVGFRRQAMVGVNVEGDLDPVAEALTAMPEVEYVVMTAGSFDILAEVVCEDDDHLLDVINKRIRALPAVRSTESFVYLKLKKQTYMWGTR from the coding sequence GTGCACAGTGAGGTCGTGGCCAGTCGAAGCGCAGACCCCAGGGACTCCACCCGCGAGTCCAGGAACGGCAGTCCCCAGCTGGACTCCGTGTCCCTCGCCATCATCGAGCAGCTCCAGCAGGACGGACGCCGTCCGTACGCCGCGATAGGCAAGGCCGTGGGCCTGTCCGAGGCGGCCGTGCGCCAGCGCGTGCAGAAGCTGCTCGACCAGGGCGTGATGCAGATCGTCGCCGTCACGGACCCGCTCACCGTGGGCTTCCGGCGGCAGGCGATGGTCGGCGTCAACGTCGAGGGCGACCTCGACCCGGTGGCCGAAGCGCTGACCGCCATGCCGGAGGTCGAGTACGTGGTGATGACCGCGGGCTCGTTCGACATCCTCGCCGAGGTCGTCTGCGAGGACGACGACCACCTGCTGGACGTCATCAACAAACGCATCCGGGCGCTGCCCGCCGTGCGCTCCACCGAGAGCTTCGTCTATCTGAAGCTCAAGAAACAGACCTACATGTGGGGAACCCGATAG
- a CDS encoding aspartate aminotransferase family protein, giving the protein MGNPIAVSQDLSRTAYDHLWMHFTRMSSYENAPVPTIVRGEGTYIYDDKGKRYLDGLAGLFVVQAGHGRTELAETAFKQAQELAFFPVWSYAHPKAVELAERLAHYAPGDLNKVFFTTGGGEAVETAWKLAKQYHKLTGNHTKYKVISRAVAYHGTPQGALSITGLPALKAPFEPLVPGAHKVPNTNIYRASIHGDDPEAFGRWAADQIEQEILFEGADTVAAVFLEPVQNAGGCFPPPPGYFQRVREICDKYDVLLVSDEVICAFGRLGTMFACDKFDYIPDIITCAKGMTSGYSPIGAAIISDRIAEPFYKGDNTFLHGYTFGGHPVSAAVALTNLDIFEREGLNQHVLDNEANFLQTLQKLHDLPIVGDVRGNGFFYGIELVKDKATKETFTDEESERVLYGFVSKKLFEYGLYCRADDRGDPVIQLSPPLISDQSTFDEIEGIIRQVLTEAWAKL; this is encoded by the coding sequence GTGGGGAACCCGATAGCCGTGAGCCAGGACCTCAGCCGAACCGCGTACGACCACCTGTGGATGCACTTCACCCGCATGTCCTCGTACGAGAACGCGCCCGTTCCCACCATCGTCCGTGGTGAGGGCACCTACATCTACGACGACAAGGGCAAGCGCTACCTCGACGGTCTCGCGGGGCTGTTCGTGGTCCAGGCGGGCCACGGCCGCACCGAGCTCGCGGAGACGGCGTTCAAGCAGGCGCAGGAGCTGGCCTTCTTCCCGGTCTGGTCCTACGCCCACCCCAAGGCCGTCGAGCTCGCCGAGCGTCTCGCCCACTACGCGCCGGGCGACCTGAACAAGGTCTTCTTCACCACCGGCGGCGGCGAGGCCGTCGAGACCGCGTGGAAGCTGGCGAAGCAGTACCACAAGCTCACCGGCAACCACACGAAGTACAAGGTCATCTCGCGCGCGGTCGCCTACCACGGCACCCCGCAGGGCGCCCTGTCCATCACCGGTCTGCCGGCCCTCAAGGCCCCCTTCGAGCCGCTCGTCCCGGGCGCGCACAAGGTGCCCAACACGAACATCTACCGCGCCTCGATCCACGGCGACGACCCGGAGGCCTTCGGCCGCTGGGCCGCCGACCAGATCGAGCAGGAGATCCTCTTCGAAGGCGCCGACACCGTCGCGGCGGTCTTCCTCGAGCCGGTGCAGAACGCCGGCGGCTGCTTCCCGCCGCCGCCCGGCTACTTCCAGCGCGTGCGCGAGATCTGCGACAAGTACGACGTGCTGCTCGTCTCCGACGAGGTCATCTGCGCCTTCGGCCGCCTCGGCACGATGTTCGCCTGTGACAAGTTCGACTACATCCCGGACATCATCACCTGCGCCAAGGGCATGACCTCGGGCTACTCCCCGATCGGTGCCGCCATCATCTCGGACCGGATCGCCGAGCCGTTCTACAAGGGCGACAACACCTTCCTGCACGGCTACACCTTCGGCGGTCACCCGGTCTCCGCGGCCGTGGCGCTCACCAACCTCGACATCTTCGAGCGCGAGGGCCTCAACCAGCACGTGCTGGACAACGAGGCGAACTTCCTCCAGACGCTCCAGAAGCTGCACGACCTGCCGATCGTCGGCGACGTCCGCGGCAACGGCTTCTTCTACGGCATCGAGCTCGTGAAGGACAAGGCCACCAAGGAGACCTTCACGGACGAGGAGTCGGAGCGCGTGCTCTACGGCTTCGTCTCCAAGAAGCTCTTCGAGTACGGCCTCTACTGCCGCGCCGACGACCGCGGTGACCCGGTCATCCAGCTGTCGCCGCCGCTGATCTCCGACCAGTCGACCTTCGACGAGATCGAGGGGATCATCCGTCAGGTGCTGACGGAGGCGTGGGCGAAGCTCTGA
- a CDS encoding ABC transporter ATP-binding protein: MVAPPDNDVLWARALHVNHNGSPALSGVSLGVRDGEILAVGGPRGSGKTTLLQCLSGQLLPQQGEVWFNSVPVHTMGALARERLRRDRFGWIDPVPVLVPELNSWENAALPLMLRGTGRRAAKTAALEWLERLDIGDCARKRPHALLQAERQRVAIARALVPAPQVLFADEPTAPLHRADRAHVLRTLTTAARSHGITVVLATHDADTAGLADRTVTLLDGRRVNTVHLPPVTETEGRAACSLSV; this comes from the coding sequence ATGGTGGCCCCGCCGGACAACGACGTGCTCTGGGCACGCGCCCTGCACGTCAACCACAACGGCTCGCCCGCGCTCAGCGGTGTCTCGCTCGGCGTCCGCGACGGCGAGATCCTCGCCGTCGGCGGCCCGCGCGGGAGCGGTAAGACCACACTGCTCCAGTGCCTGTCCGGGCAGCTCCTGCCACAGCAGGGCGAGGTCTGGTTCAACAGCGTGCCCGTGCACACCATGGGCGCGCTCGCCCGCGAACGCCTGCGCCGCGACCGCTTCGGCTGGATCGACCCGGTGCCCGTCCTCGTGCCCGAGCTGAACTCCTGGGAGAACGCGGCGCTGCCCCTGATGCTGCGCGGCACCGGCCGCCGGGCCGCGAAGACCGCCGCCCTGGAATGGCTCGAACGCCTGGACATCGGCGACTGCGCCCGCAAACGGCCGCACGCCCTGCTCCAGGCCGAGCGGCAGCGCGTCGCCATCGCCCGCGCGCTCGTGCCCGCCCCCCAGGTGCTCTTCGCCGATGAGCCGACCGCCCCGCTGCACCGCGCCGACCGCGCCCATGTGCTGCGCACGCTGACCACCGCCGCCCGCTCGCACGGCATCACGGTGGTCCTCGCCACGCACGACGCGGACACCGCCGGCCTCGCCGACCGCACGGTCACCCTGCTCGACGGACGGCGTGTGAACACCGTCCACCTGCCCCCGGTCACCGAGACGGAAGGCCGGGCCGCGTGCTCGCTCTCCGTCTAG
- a CDS encoding VOC family protein translates to MYQQMIFVNLAVNDVDASKKFFTELGYTINPQFSTDDCACVVISDTIVAMLLSKQRYADFTKKEIADPARTSEVLLCLSAESREKVDELCDKALSAGGSGTREAQDHGYMYGRAFDDPDGHTWEVMWMDPAAVQG, encoded by the coding sequence ATGTACCAGCAGATGATCTTCGTGAACCTCGCCGTGAACGACGTCGACGCCTCGAAGAAGTTCTTCACCGAGCTCGGCTACACGATCAACCCGCAGTTCTCGACGGACGACTGCGCCTGCGTCGTCATCAGCGACACGATCGTCGCGATGCTGCTGAGCAAGCAGCGTTACGCGGACTTCACGAAGAAGGAGATCGCGGACCCGGCCCGGACCAGCGAGGTGCTGCTCTGCCTGAGCGCCGAGAGCCGGGAGAAGGTGGACGAGCTGTGCGACAAGGCCCTCTCCGCGGGCGGCTCCGGCACCCGGGAGGCCCAGGACCACGGCTACATGTACGGCCGCGCCTTCGACGACCCGGACGGTCACACCTGGGAGGTCATGTGGATGGACCCGGCGGCCGTCCAGGGCTGA